AGCTCTTCGGGGCAGCCTGAGCTTCTAGTGCCTCTCTTATGCCTAAGTGAGGATGTGCTGACCAGTTCTGGGGCTAGTTACGTGATATTTTTGTAGGGATAATTCTAAGCTGTAGAAGCCCTTTTCTGCTTCTAGTAAAGCGCGTTGGAGTACTCCTGCACGCCGGGTTTCAGACACAGCCGACTGGTTGCGGCACTGCTCTGACGGGTGCGGTGTCGGCACGAAGTGCCATCACTGACCCAAGAGCTGGTGATTCATAGTCCACCATTGCCTTCTGTGACAAAGAGCAAAAGCATTCAGTGAAGCCAATCTGTGCATCAAAATTGGGATTGGAATATTAGTgcaattttttaatatttactttgtTATCTCTGTGCAAGAAATGTACAGGAAAATGGGGCTAaacactccaaaaaaaaaaaaagtaaaaagctgtTACAGTGCACTGAAAACATTGAAACTTAAAACATTTGGTATGTAAACTTGATTTGCATTATTTCACACCAGCACTGCAGTGTAAATGAACAGCGTATGCTGTGTGAGGTTCTTACCATAATCCATTGTAATGATCTATCCTCGGCGTTAATGCATAGTGGAGCAATTCAAATTTTGCTATAACCACTAGTGAAGATTTCTGTCGTTTTCTCTCAATCTTTGTGTTGTATTCTCATAGATAAGCATCcgtgataataataattattgaAATTGGTAGCGTTTCTATCAGGCCTTCTGTCTGAGGATGTCTCGGGGTTTCACAGCTATGCAGAAGTAAGCCCTACAATTTGCCCTTGAGCAGCAGATGGCTTTTCCCTACCATGGACGTGAGGAACTGAGACACAGACAGTTTGTGAGCATGTCTCATGATACCAAGCTTGTTTTCGAAAGGAGCTTACTTTTTTTGAGGTGCAACTCCACCGATTTTCAATTGTCTAACACAATGTGAGTGTTTTGAGCGTTTTAACTTAGGTGTCATGGAGAGGCTCTGAAAGAACCAGGAATCTGAACTTAAATCAAACAGCAATCTTTTTCTCAGGAATTGatttttggggtttgtttttgttaatgcaACTATCGCTTTGGTGTACTAGCTCTGTGCTAGAGCAACAAACCTGGAAGAAGAGGAGCACCTCCCAAAGCTGCCCTCTGTGGCTTCTTGTCCTCTCAGGAGGGGAGTCTCTGAAGTTGTCTCCTTGGCCAAATACTGGGTATTTAGGTGCTGCCTGGGCAGGTTTCGTGGCCTCTTCTGAGCCCCGCAGTGCTCAGCTCGTGCTGCTGTCTGCCCCGAAACCAGCTGGATGGAGCTGGCCTCCCGTTCCACGGGGGAAGCCCTGCCAGAGAGCAGCCCGAGCCCTCCAGGCTTGGGGAGACAGTGTGGGGAGCAGGAAGTTTGATCACAGCTTTCGTAAAGCAAAGGTTAGGCACGTGTGAGCTGCCAGATCCCACTCTGTCTTCCTCCTAAATCCTACCAGGGTGGATGTCTCATAGCCAGCATTGAATATTTCACCTTCGAATGCACGCAGTGAGCGAAGGGAGAAGTATTTGCAGGGACTAGGAAATTgtattgcatttgttttatttctattagcaaaataactttgaaataataaatatatcaCCATCGGTGTATGCTGAGGAGACAGTGCTGCTCGCTTCTGGCGATCTGTGATGTGCTACATGTCTCTGTCCTAAACGAGACCATGTTTTTTTAAgacttgattttatttcttttagcttCGTGTGTATATTTCTGAACTTGGCTCGTGTTATCTGGAAGATAAACAGAGAATGAAGTATGATTTATACTGCAGTTTGGCCAAATTGCTCTTATTAGAAggcaaaatacatttattgaaTGCTCTGAGGCTGGAATTAGCTCCTCAGTGATGATGATAAATGCTTGCAGTCCCATAAACGTGCTGAACATTAAGTTGCTAAATTACTGTACCACTTGGAGATTGATTATCAACTTTGGCCCTTTAAGCTTCATGACCCACACATACATCCTGAAAACCACTGACATCCTGAAGCTTCCtcaatgctatttttttcctaattaaactttttattgaattttcttctccttttaatACTTGTTTTGATTCTCTTATGCGCAACTGACAAAAGCCTTGCACCAGCCATGTGATTCTCTATTTTAGAACAGTCCCACTTTGCAGGATTAGCcatttttaatgactttaaTCTCCTTtttgaaagtgatttttctcattctgcTACATTCCTTTGATTGCATTAATGTAGAATTATTATTCTAACCATCATTGCCAGACATGTCACACTACATCTAATATATATCTTCCCAGTAAAATATTGCTCTGGTAAAACACCTTAGAATTTCCTTCTCAGTTCATTATAGGTCTTTTCTTCAAGTTAAAATGGCAAGTTAAAATTAACAGGGCTATTTTTCATTCAATGAAGAGATTAATGATAATGACTCTTTCctaatttcttcagttttaggCATTTTGTAATTTAGTATCTTGTTTGTGAGAAAGTCAAGGTAGGTTGATCCTGGGGCTTAAAGCTTCCCAGTTCTTTTTAACCTGTCAAAGAATGAGCAAACAgtgcaagaaaaagaagttaaacATGAAAATCAGTGAAAGGTCTCAATCAGGCTAACAGAAGGAGACAATCTCTGCTTTCAGCTGTCTGTGTAAACGCTTCCCTTTCTAACACAAACTCCGCTTTTCAGCGAGAGCAATGTTAATTGTTGTGAATCCAGCTTACAGTAGTGCAGCAACGTCTTTGTGCATCGCTCCCAGAATCATATCAGCCTTTGGATTTGGTTTTTGAACAGCCCCAAATGtttgaagagcagcagctggagggggACTGTTGTTCTTTGACTGCTAGAATGAATTTTGAGGTAGATTGGCTCAtttcagaggagaaagagaacatTTGTTCGATTTTGCCAACTTAGTGGCTGGCACAAGCGTGTCTAaaggagctgaaggagctggccCAGCCTGTGTTACCTGAGTTTGGCCCCTAGCACCTTCAGTGTAAGGCTGAACCCTGGAGCTTTATTCACCGAAGCTGTTTTCAGTGCTCTGAGCTCTCCCCCGGTGCAGTCGTCCCTCTGCAGACCAGTGCCCACAATAGATGCGAGCAGCCTGGTTGCAAAAGGGAGGATgtataaaatgcatttactttTCTAATCGTTTCTGCAAAGCAGTCATTTTTTAGTATTCAAATCTCAGCCAGCAAGGCAGAGTAGTAAATAACACAACGGCCGTGTGCTCTCCTTCCccctgttgttgtttttctcctcttttccccagcagagccagccGCGGCGGCAGCACGCGCAACATGTGCTGCCCTAGTTCGGGCCCAGCATCCCCCTCGTGCTCCCTTTTGTCTCCTTGCCCCTGGGGGAGCCCAGCTGGCGAGAGCAGGGAATTAGCCAGCCCCGAGCTACCGGCACCTCCCCGGGGCCCCTAATCCAGGCACTGGCAGCcggctgcctccctccctccttccctgcccgcGACGGACGGGGCCGTGGCCGCGGGTCCGTGGGGACGGGGCCCGGAGGCGGCTGCTGGCGGCGGGgaagggggccgggggcaggtgggggccgggggctcctcAGGGGCCGAGCGGTGCTGCGGTGGCGGGCAGGAGCGCTCGGCGAGGTGGCTTTGAGCTTGGAAAGCCGGGCTTTGTTGCAGCTGCGGGGAGAGGCCGGGAGAAGGAAGGCTGGGAAAGTTGATGTGGAGATCGGTGGTTCCTGGCCGGCGCTTTAGGAGCTGGCCGAGCACGAGGAACTGGGGGGTGTTAAAAAGTGGGTGCTCGctcagggctgggagggagcatGTTCCTCGTGGCCAGCATCGCTCTGGAGCAGGAAATTTGGCTGCGAGGGCGGCAGGGCAGGCACCCAGCACGCACGTCCCGGGAAGGAGGCCACCCGGGGCTGGAGGCGCTGCCGGAGCCTTCAGCAGGGAGCCTGAGTCCGGGGGATGAAAAGAGAGGACAAGGGGAGCGGCGATGGAGGACCTAGCCTCTTGCCGTGGCGATGTCCCCGTTAAGGCAGCTCTTCCCTGAGAGGCCCTGCGCTCCCACGTGCTGCTCTCCGAGCGGTGGCCGTGGGCTGGCAGGCGGGAGAAGCGCGCGTGTGGCAGCCTCTGCGCGCGGCTGGGGAGGCTTTTATTGGTTTGTTTTAGTAAGAGCTGAAGCAGGAgcattaaatgttttataaggACAGCGCATCTGGagaactgctttcttttttgaatcCCCAAATATATATGTGGTCAGCGCCTTCCCCCGCTTacatgggttttgtttttgcttcattCCATGGATCAGTTTTGTATCAGAGCAGTAGCATTTGTGCTTCGCTCAACATCTCCGCATTTATTGGGATTAGGATATTTgaactttcttctgtttctcgTTAACAACTCTGTTTATGAGAGCTGCCAAaactttatgtatttttcctaaaatgagtgttttgctgctggagatggtcctgtgtttctttttggtaatataaaattataaaatattttccaaagccTCATATTGAGCAAAGGAAATAGTCATTAAAGCAGAGGCTGAGCCATTGTTGTTTCCTCCTGAAGCTGATTGTTTTGTGATGTCTTGAGATCTCCAGTGATCATTTCTGttatagttttttgtttgtttgtttgtttgtttttaatttgttagtTTGGTTTTGTACCAAGCAGACAACGTTACCTTTCCTGTGAATGGATGTGGTAATGATGCAGGTCTCTGATTTTGTCAAGCTGCCTCAGATctgatgttttatttcacataGGTGTTTGAATCTGCTTGCTTTTGAGCAGCCTTTAATTCTATTACAGTTTTGAGACAGAACTGAAGGATTTTGTTTAATGGGGACATTAGTTAAAGTCATCTCGATGTAGCATTTAAAAAGACCCACAAAATCACAGGTGATCACTTAATACTGTAGCTTTCCAAAACGTTTGTATTGCTTCACTGCAcattgtgttttgctttctttattcaTTGTTTATTGCTTTACAGTACAGTGAGCAGGTGTTAAACCTgctaaagaaaaatgctttttattaataCTCTATGTTTGTGTATCTGTGAATTAtgtttgcaaatatatttttatttgtctttctcaAACCTCCTTTGAAATTCAAGAGatactctcttttttttttttgagttgatttttttttatgctgtagTAGCAGAAGCCCATAGTGTTGTTGAGAGCTTTGTCCTTATTTCACAGATGCACTGGGAATTGTTTTTAATCTCCTTTCTGCTTTCCCATTACAGATGGTGATGACGACCCACAACTCTCCTGGGTGGCTTCATCTCCCTCCAGCAAAGATGTTGCATCACCCACTCAGATGATAGGAGATGGGTGTGATCTCGGCAtcggggaggaggaaggggggactGGCCTGCCGTATCCCTGTCAGTTTTGTGATAAGTCCTTCATTCGCCTGAGCTACCTTAAAAGGCACGAGCAGATCCACAGTGACAAACTACCTTTCAAATGCACCTACTGTAGCCGGCTTTTTAAGCACAAGAGAAGTAGGGATCGCCACATAAAGCTTCACACAGGGGATAAAAAGTACCATTGCCACGAATGCGAGGCCGCGTTCTCTCGCAGCGACCACCTCAAAATTCATCTGAAAACCCACAGCTCCAGCAAACCGTTCAAGTGTACTGTGTGTAAACGTGGGTTTTCATCTACCAGCTCATTGCAGAGTCACATGCAAGCtcataaaaagaacaaggaacaTATGGCAAAGACTGAGAAAGAGGTGAAGAAGGATGATTTTATGTGTGATTACTGTGAAGAGACATTCAGTCAGACTGAAGATTTGGAGAAGCACGTAATGACACGCCACCCACAGCTTTCCGAGAAGGCAGATTTGCAGTGTATTCATTGCCCTGAagtattttcagatgaaaacttGCTGCTCTCACACATTCATCAAGCCCATgccaacaaaaaacacaagtgCCCTATGTGCCCAGAGCAGTTTTCTTCAGTGGAGGAAGTCTATTGCCACTTGGACAGCCACAGACAACCTGACTCCAGCAATCACAGCATCAGCCCTGACCCCGTCCTGGGGAGCGTGGCATCCATGAGCAGCGCAACGCCCGACTCCAGTGCGTCGGTGGAAAGAGGTTCCACCCCAGATTCGACCCTAAAGCCTTTGAGaggacagaagaaaatcagGTCTGTGGACAGAGAGGAAGGCCAGAATTGGTCTAAAGTTACTTACAGCTGCCCATACTGCTCGAAGCGTGACTTCAACAGCCTTGCTGTTCTGGAGATCCATCTGAAGACCATTCATGCAGATAAACCTCAGCAAAGCCACACGTGCCAGATCTGCCTTGATTCCATGCCTACGCTGTACAACTTGAATGAACACGTGAGAAAGGTGCACAAAAACCATGCCTATCCTATGATGCAGTTCAGCAACATTTCTGCCTTTCACTGTAACTACTGCCCTGAGATGTTTGCAGATATCAACAGCTTGCAGGAACACATCCGTATTACTCACTGTGGCCCAAATGCTACCCCTCAAGATGGCAACAACGCTTTCTTCTGTAACCAGTGCTCCATGGGCTTTCTGACCGAAGCAACCTTGACTGAGCATATTCAgcagactcactgcaatgtaggAAATTCAAAATTGGATTCCCCTGTCATTCAGCCAACACAGTCTTTTATGGAAGTTTATTCATGCCCTTATTGCACAAACTCCCCCATTTTTGGCTCCATCCTGAAGCTTACAAAGCATATTAAAGAAAACCACAAGAACATTCCTCTGGCACACAATAAGAAgtcaaaagcagagcagagtcCAGTTTCTTCTGATGTTGAAGTCTCTTCCCCTAAAAGGCAACGGCTTTCTGCTAGTGTAAACTCAGTGTCTAACGGTGAATACCCATGTAATCAGTGTGATCTAAAGTTCTCAAATTTTGAGAGTTTTCAAACCCATTTAAAGTTGCATTTGGAGTTGCTGTTGAGGAAACAGTCTTGCCCTCAGTGTAAAGAAGACTTTGATTCCCAGGAGTCTCTTCTGCAACATCTCACCGTACATTACATGACAACTTCAACTCATTATGTGTGTGAGAGCTGCGACAAACAGTTTTCTTCGGTGGATGATTTGCAGAAGCATTTGTTGGACATGCATACTTTTGTGTTGTATCACTGCACCCTTTGCCAAGAAGTTTTTGATTCCAAGGTATCTATCCAAGTGCATCTGGCAGTCAAGCACAGCAATGAAAAGAAGATGTATCGTTGCACAGCCTGTAACTGGGATTTTAGGAAGGAGGTGGATCTCCAAATCCATGTGAAGCATAGTCACCTGGGGAATCCATCAAAGTCTCACAAATGCATCTTCTGCGGTGAGACTTTTAGCACAGAGGTAGAGCTGCAGTGCCACATCACAACCCACAGCAAGAAATACAACTGCAAGTTTTGTAGCAAAGCTTTTCATGCCATCATCTTGCTTGAAAAACACCTGCGGGAGAAACATTGTGTTTTTGATGCTAGCGCTGAAAATGGGACAGCTAATGGCATGACCCCAACAAATAAGAAGACGGAAGGGGCAGATATCCAGAACATGTTGATGAAGAACCCAGATACTTCCAACAGCCATGAAGCCAGTGAGGATGATGTAGATGCTTCTGAGCCCATGTATGGCTGTGACATCTGCGGGGCTGCCTATACGATGGAGGTCCTCTTGCAGAACCATCGTTTGAGAGATCATAACATCCGGCCCGGGGAGGATGACTGTTCCAGGAAGAAAGCGGAATTCATCAAAGGCAGCCACAAGTGTAATATCTGCTCAAGGACCTTTTTCTCAGAAAACGGCCTGAGAGAGCACATGCAGACCCACCGAGGCCCAGCTAAGCACTACATGTGCCCCATCTGTGGCGAACGCTTCCCATCGCTCCTGACCCTGACCGAGCACAAGGTCACTCACAGCAAGAGTTTGGATACAGGAACGTGTCGGATCTGCAAAATGCCGCTGCAGAGCGAGGAGGAATTTATCGAACACTGCCAGATGCATCCAGACCTCAGAAACTCCCTCACCGGGTTTCGCTGCGTTGTCTGCATGCAGACGGTCACCTCTACGCTTGAGCTGAAAATTCATGGGACGTTTCACATGCAGAAATTGGCAGGAAACTCTGCAACCTCGTCGCCCAACGGCCAGGCCTTGCAAAAACTCTACAAGTGTGCATTGTGCTTGAAAGAGTTCCGAAATAAGCAGGACTTGGTAAAATTGGATGTGAACGGCCTTCCCTATGGCCTGTGTGCTGGGTGCATGACCAGGAGCACCAATGGACAGTCTTTGGGCTTGACCCCGCAGGAGGTGAACGAGAGACCGTGTGGCAGTCTGAGGTGTCCGGAGTGTAGTGTCAAATTTGAAAGTGCTGAAGACCTGGAGAGCCACATTCAGGTAGACCACCGAGACCTGACGCCTGAGACTAGTGGCCAAAGGAAAGGTACCCAGACATCTCCTGTGCCCAGAGTAAGTACAGCTGAACTTTGATATGTCACAGGGataaaatgtagatttttaaCACGACTGAGAACTGGTTTGAtgtcctgtttttatttttttttttaactgccattttataaaattacttgaacaagaaaaacagaaagaagggtAGAGTAATGCACATAGAAAAGTAGATTTTGTTCAGTCTTACAGGCTCCTAGATTCCTAGTGGCAGAGCACTAGATTTTTTATCATAAAGCTGCCATAGATTTACCAACAGAGAGCTGAGACACATCCATGTGCTCATGAATGATGAGGATTGAGTTTGTTCATGAATTCTGAAGCTACTGAACTGGCAGATCTGGAAAAACTGAGGCATATCCATGAAAAAAGACCTTCTGAgttcccaaaggaaaaaaatctgatttgtcATGCTCATGGAAAGTGATGATTTCTTACCTGGGAAATAAATACCAGCAGGAAGATACAGGAACTTGCGAGGAAAACTGTACTGAATTCCCCCCAAATTCTCACCTAAAACAAATGACTGTGCTAGAGAGGCTGTCCTTATGGATGTCTGTCTGAGTGAGTGAGGCTGTGAGGCTACTTGGATGTTTGTGTGCATACATACATGCCTGGAGCACGTGTGTGTGATTTTAAAAGGAACTGCTTCGTGGCCCTCCTTCAGGAGAAGCAGTTTTCTTAGCAAATCTGGAAATTTCTGGCTAATAGGCAAGttatgtttttgaaaaagaagCGTGCTCTCCCTTGGAGTTCGCAGAAAGCctgttttcctatttcttaGCTTACAAGATGCTTGGGAGCACACAGTATCCAAGTAAGGTCTCAGAAGCCTGCTCAGGAGATTAATATCATTTGCAGTTTatagtcttttaaaattatttgttgaCGTTTTGGTTCAAGAATGGGCCAAGTCAGTCCTTCCTCTGTCAGGAACAGATGGAATGAGAAGTAGATTTTGGAAATCTTCTCGGGAGACTAACAGCAGACACGTCTGAGTATT
The Anser cygnoides isolate HZ-2024a breed goose chromosome 12, Taihu_goose_T2T_genome, whole genome shotgun sequence genome window above contains:
- the ZNF423 gene encoding zinc finger protein 423 isoform X1, producing the protein MSRRKQAKPRSVKVEEGESSDFALNWDSSVTQSGGLGGELESDAKDSRALEERNSVTSQEERNEEDEDMEDESIYTCDNCQQDFDSLADLTEHRAHHCPGGCLFQTAAELYMDIASWEAADFSKLLYDGDDDPQLSWVASSPSSKDVASPTQMIGDGCDLGIGEEEGGTGLPYPCQFCDKSFIRLSYLKRHEQIHSDKLPFKCTYCSRLFKHKRSRDRHIKLHTGDKKYHCHECEAAFSRSDHLKIHLKTHSSSKPFKCTVCKRGFSSTSSLQSHMQAHKKNKEHMAKTEKEVKKDDFMCDYCEETFSQTEDLEKHVMTRHPQLSEKADLQCIHCPEVFSDENLLLSHIHQAHANKKHKCPMCPEQFSSVEEVYCHLDSHRQPDSSNHSISPDPVLGSVASMSSATPDSSASVERGSTPDSTLKPLRGQKKIRSVDREEGQNWSKVTYSCPYCSKRDFNSLAVLEIHLKTIHADKPQQSHTCQICLDSMPTLYNLNEHVRKVHKNHAYPMMQFSNISAFHCNYCPEMFADINSLQEHIRITHCGPNATPQDGNNAFFCNQCSMGFLTEATLTEHIQQTHCNVGNSKLDSPVIQPTQSFMEVYSCPYCTNSPIFGSILKLTKHIKENHKNIPLAHNKKSKAEQSPVSSDVEVSSPKRQRLSASVNSVSNGEYPCNQCDLKFSNFESFQTHLKLHLELLLRKQSCPQCKEDFDSQESLLQHLTVHYMTTSTHYVCESCDKQFSSVDDLQKHLLDMHTFVLYHCTLCQEVFDSKVSIQVHLAVKHSNEKKMYRCTACNWDFRKEVDLQIHVKHSHLGNPSKSHKCIFCGETFSTEVELQCHITTHSKKYNCKFCSKAFHAIILLEKHLREKHCVFDASAENGTANGMTPTNKKTEGADIQNMLMKNPDTSNSHEASEDDVDASEPMYGCDICGAAYTMEVLLQNHRLRDHNIRPGEDDCSRKKAEFIKGSHKCNICSRTFFSENGLREHMQTHRGPAKHYMCPICGERFPSLLTLTEHKVTHSKSLDTGTCRICKMPLQSEEEFIEHCQMHPDLRNSLTGFRCVVCMQTVTSTLELKIHGTFHMQKLAGNSATSSPNGQALQKLYKCALCLKEFRNKQDLVKLDVNGLPYGLCAGCMTRSTNGQSLGLTPQEVNERPCGSLRCPECSVKFESAEDLESHIQVDHRDLTPETSGQRKGTQTSPVPRKKTYQCIKCQMTFENEREIQIHVANHMIEEGINHECKLCNQMFDSPAKLLCHLIEHSFEGMGGTFKCPVCFTVFVQANKLQQHIFAVHGQEDKIYDCSQCPQKFFFQTELQNHTLSQHAQ
- the ZNF423 gene encoding zinc finger protein 423 isoform X3 produces the protein MEDESIYTCDNCQQDFDSLADLTEHRAHHCPGDGDDDPQLSWVASSPSSKDVASPTQMIGDGCDLGIGEEEGGTGLPYPCQFCDKSFIRLSYLKRHEQIHSDKLPFKCTYCSRLFKHKRSRDRHIKLHTGDKKYHCHECEAAFSRSDHLKIHLKTHSSSKPFKCTVCKRGFSSTSSLQSHMQAHKKNKEHMAKTEKEVKKDDFMCDYCEETFSQTEDLEKHVMTRHPQLSEKADLQCIHCPEVFSDENLLLSHIHQAHANKKHKCPMCPEQFSSVEEVYCHLDSHRQPDSSNHSISPDPVLGSVASMSSATPDSSASVERGSTPDSTLKPLRGQKKIRSVDREEGQNWSKVTYSCPYCSKRDFNSLAVLEIHLKTIHADKPQQSHTCQICLDSMPTLYNLNEHVRKVHKNHAYPMMQFSNISAFHCNYCPEMFADINSLQEHIRITHCGPNATPQDGNNAFFCNQCSMGFLTEATLTEHIQQTHCNVGNSKLDSPVIQPTQSFMEVYSCPYCTNSPIFGSILKLTKHIKENHKNIPLAHNKKSKAEQSPVSSDVEVSSPKRQRLSASVNSVSNGEYPCNQCDLKFSNFESFQTHLKLHLELLLRKQSCPQCKEDFDSQESLLQHLTVHYMTTSTHYVCESCDKQFSSVDDLQKHLLDMHTFVLYHCTLCQEVFDSKVSIQVHLAVKHSNEKKMYRCTACNWDFRKEVDLQIHVKHSHLGNPSKSHKCIFCGETFSTEVELQCHITTHSKKYNCKFCSKAFHAIILLEKHLREKHCVFDASAENGTANGMTPTNKKTEGADIQNMLMKNPDTSNSHEASEDDVDASEPMYGCDICGAAYTMEVLLQNHRLRDHNIRPGEDDCSRKKAEFIKGSHKCNICSRTFFSENGLREHMQTHRGPAKHYMCPICGERFPSLLTLTEHKVTHSKSLDTGTCRICKMPLQSEEEFIEHCQMHPDLRNSLTGFRCVVCMQTVTSTLELKIHGTFHMQKLAGNSATSSPNGQALQKLYKCALCLKEFRNKQDLVKLDVNGLPYGLCAGCMTRSTNGQSLGLTPQEVNERPCGSLRCPECSVKFESAEDLESHIQVDHRDLTPETSGQRKGTQTSPVPRKKTYQCIKCQMTFENEREIQIHVANHMIEEGINHECKLCNQMFDSPAKLLCHLIEHSFEGMGGTFKCPVCFTVFVQANKLQQHIFAVHGQEDKIYDCSQCPQKFFFQTELQNHTLSQHAQ
- the ZNF423 gene encoding zinc finger protein 423 isoform X4, whose translation is MEDESIYTCDNCQQDFDSLADLTEHRAHHCPGGCLFQTAAELYMDIASWEAADFSKLLYDGDDDPQLSWVASSPSSKDVASPTQMIGDGCDLGIGEEEGGTGLPYPCQFCDKSFIRLSYLKRHEQIHSDKLPFKCTYCSRLFKHKRSRDRHIKLHTGDKKYHCHECEAAFSRSDHLKIHLKTHSSSKPFKCTVCKRGFSSTSSLQSHMQAHKKNKEHMAKTEKEVKKDDFMCDYCEETFSQTEDLEKHVMTRHPQLSEKADLQCIHCPEVFSDENLLLSHIHQAHANKKHKCPMCPEQFSSVEEVYCHLDSHRQPDSSNHSISPDPVLGSVASMSSATPDSSASVERGSTPDSTLKPLRGQKKIRSVDREEGQNWSKVTYSCPYCSKRDFNSLAVLEIHLKTIHADKPQQSHTCQICLDSMPTLYNLNEHVRKVHKNHAYPMMQFSNISAFHCNYCPEMFADINSLQEHIRITHCGPNATPQDGNNAFFCNQCSMGFLTEATLTEHIQQTHCNVGNSKLDSPVIQPTQSFMEVYSCPYCTNSPIFGSILKLTKHIKENHKNIPLAHNKKSKAEQSPVSSDVEVSSPKRQRLSASVNSVSNGEYPCNQCDLKFSNFESFQTHLKLHLELLLRKQSCPQCKEDFDSQESLLQHLTVHYMTTSTHYVCESCDKQFSSVDDLQKHLLDMHTFVLYHCTLCQEVFDSKVSIQVHLAVKHSNEKKMYRCTACNWDFRKEVDLQIHVKHSHLGNPSKSHKCIFCGETFSTEVELQCHITTHSKKYNCKFCSKAFHAIILLEKHLREKHCVFDASAENGTANGMTPTNKKTEGADIQNMLMKNPDTSNSHEASEDDVDASEPMYGCDICGAAYTMEVLLQNHRLRDHNIRPGEDDCSRKKAEFIKGSHKCNICSRTFFSENGLREHMQTHRGPAKHYMCPICGERFPSLLTLTEHKVTHSKSLDTGTCRICKMPLQSEEEFIEHCQMHPDLRNSLTGFRCVVCMQTVTSTLELKIHGTFHMQKLAGNSATSSPNGQALQKLYKCALCLKEFRNKQDLVKLDVNGLPYGLCAGCMTRSTNGQSLGLTPQEVNERPCGSLRCPECSVKFESAEDLESHIQVDHRDLTPETSGQRKGTQTSPVPRKKTYQCIKCQMTFENEREIQIHVANHMIEPHIEPARTVSHWHYRTPLCRRLDGGTVGRTI
- the ZNF423 gene encoding zinc finger protein 423 isoform X2; translated protein: MSRRKQAKPRSVKGGLGGELESDAKDSRALEERNSVTSQEERNEEDEDMEDESIYTCDNCQQDFDSLADLTEHRAHHCPGGCLFQTAAELYMDIASWEAADFSKLLYDGDDDPQLSWVASSPSSKDVASPTQMIGDGCDLGIGEEEGGTGLPYPCQFCDKSFIRLSYLKRHEQIHSDKLPFKCTYCSRLFKHKRSRDRHIKLHTGDKKYHCHECEAAFSRSDHLKIHLKTHSSSKPFKCTVCKRGFSSTSSLQSHMQAHKKNKEHMAKTEKEVKKDDFMCDYCEETFSQTEDLEKHVMTRHPQLSEKADLQCIHCPEVFSDENLLLSHIHQAHANKKHKCPMCPEQFSSVEEVYCHLDSHRQPDSSNHSISPDPVLGSVASMSSATPDSSASVERGSTPDSTLKPLRGQKKIRSVDREEGQNWSKVTYSCPYCSKRDFNSLAVLEIHLKTIHADKPQQSHTCQICLDSMPTLYNLNEHVRKVHKNHAYPMMQFSNISAFHCNYCPEMFADINSLQEHIRITHCGPNATPQDGNNAFFCNQCSMGFLTEATLTEHIQQTHCNVGNSKLDSPVIQPTQSFMEVYSCPYCTNSPIFGSILKLTKHIKENHKNIPLAHNKKSKAEQSPVSSDVEVSSPKRQRLSASVNSVSNGEYPCNQCDLKFSNFESFQTHLKLHLELLLRKQSCPQCKEDFDSQESLLQHLTVHYMTTSTHYVCESCDKQFSSVDDLQKHLLDMHTFVLYHCTLCQEVFDSKVSIQVHLAVKHSNEKKMYRCTACNWDFRKEVDLQIHVKHSHLGNPSKSHKCIFCGETFSTEVELQCHITTHSKKYNCKFCSKAFHAIILLEKHLREKHCVFDASAENGTANGMTPTNKKTEGADIQNMLMKNPDTSNSHEASEDDVDASEPMYGCDICGAAYTMEVLLQNHRLRDHNIRPGEDDCSRKKAEFIKGSHKCNICSRTFFSENGLREHMQTHRGPAKHYMCPICGERFPSLLTLTEHKVTHSKSLDTGTCRICKMPLQSEEEFIEHCQMHPDLRNSLTGFRCVVCMQTVTSTLELKIHGTFHMQKLAGNSATSSPNGQALQKLYKCALCLKEFRNKQDLVKLDVNGLPYGLCAGCMTRSTNGQSLGLTPQEVNERPCGSLRCPECSVKFESAEDLESHIQVDHRDLTPETSGQRKGTQTSPVPRKKTYQCIKCQMTFENEREIQIHVANHMIEEGINHECKLCNQMFDSPAKLLCHLIEHSFEGMGGTFKCPVCFTVFVQANKLQQHIFAVHGQEDKIYDCSQCPQKFFFQTELQNHTLSQHAQ